The genomic DNA AAAGTATTTGAAAATCGAAAATTTCGTACTTCAGCCTTTGGTTATTTTGGTCATATGTGGGAGCTTTATACTTTTTGGGCTTTCGTACCTGTTATTCTTAAAGCTTATATTGTGAAACACCCTCAAATTTATTTCAATATACCTCTACTATCTTTTCTTATTATTGGAATGGGTGGATTGGCTTGTGTCCTTGGAGGCTATTTTGCTCAATACATTGGTGTAAAAAGAACAGCTTCATTAGCGCTATTTTTTTCATGTCTATGCTGTCTAACTTCTCCATTGATATTCGTAACTGATCATGAATTTTTATTCATCACTTTTTTAATCTTTTGGGGCATGATGGTCATTGCCGATTCCCCTTTATTTTCAACATTGGTTGCTCAAAATGCACCAGCAGAAATTAAAGGAACTGCACTAACAATTGTTAATTGCATCGGATTTTCTATTACTATAATTAGTATTCAACTGATAAATATAATCCAAGAATTAACAGACTCAAATACAATTTATATGATCTTGGCATTGGGGCCTATTCTTGGTTTAATAGCCCTAAGAAACAAAACAATTCCCAACTAAACTTAAATCGTATTAAAATGCAGTAAAGCCAAACCACTAACAAACAAAACCTTGGCAACAGAAAGAGGAGCTCCCTAGTGTACTTTTATGTTACCCAGTTTTAATTTGTAAGCGGATATCTCTATTTCTAAAGATAAGAAACCGTTAAAAAACCCTAGGTCTTATGGTATTTATTTTCAAATATAAACTGATGTTTTTTTATTAAACAACTGGAATAGCCAATTTAAAACTTTGATTAATAGAGTTAAATAACTTCTTATTTACATATCCCTTGACTTATTCTGAAATTTTGATATTACATTCATCAATATTTAATTATTAATATCGAGTATATCTGCAGAACTATAGATAAAATAAAATCCATACCGTATGAACCACCGTATGAACCAATGATAACAAAATAATAACTGGTACTATTATTTTGTAAAACCTATAGTCTTTCCAACAAGTAAGCTTCATAAATAAATGATCAGGTTAAAGATTCTATAACTAAAACAGCTAAGTTTAAAAAATCCCTACTTTTAATTCTAAAATAAACTTAAATTTTGTAGATATAATACCACTGATTTAGTCCACCACTTCAATCAACTTAGAGACATTAAAAACGTTTTCAATTATAAAGTAATTGAAGCCCTCCAGCGAAATAGTATTGTTTATTCAATACGATCTATTGGACTTACTCCAAGCGTATTAAAAAACTGAATACTGGATTCAAGACGTTTTATAATAATACTATTTTCTTTTAATTGAGCATCTATCAAACTCCGTTCGCGGGAATTGATAAGAAATAACGAACTTTCTCCTAAAAAGAATTTACGTTCTTCGCCCTTTAGTAGTACTTTATAATTAGCAACAACATTATTTACAATACCTTCCTGCTTATCAAGAGATGTCATTTCGTTACTAATCGCACTAATCTTATTTTTAATTGTGAGCATTTGTGATGTTCTCTCATAATTTACATCCTGCAATTTTAATTTGGCCAGTTTTAAATCACCTCGCTCTTTGCGTAAAAAAATAGGAACACTAAAATTGACAAATGCCTTATAATTTGCGGTATTAAAACGCTGCAATGGCTCATAGTCTTCAGATAAAAAATTATACTGTACGTCGAGTTTGGGTAATAATTTATTCATTTTTAAATTTCTATCGACTTTTAATGACTTGATTTTGTTTTCTAATGATCTTAATTTAGGATGACTATCCAAGACTAAAGAATCTACTAGGCTTTGTTTTATCATTAATGCCATATTTAAATCATCTATAGAAGGTTTAGAGGGAAAAATATGTTCTTCAATCTCTAATGGAATACCTTGCAACCATAGATAATTACTTGCTTTTAAAGCTGCTTTAATACGTTTAAGCTTGGCTGCTTCAAAACTTAACTTCCTATTTTGTAAAGCTATTTTTGCTTCTACAGAGTCTATGGCTGCCACCTGGCCCGTTTCTGAACTACGCTTTACAGCAAAAAAACGTGTATTAGCATTGGTTAAAAAACTAGAAAATATACGCTCTTCATTAGCAGCTTCAAGCCACTGAGTGTAAGCCATACCAGCCTCAAATAATACATTATTAACCAATAAATCCCTATCGGCTTTTGATTGTTCTCTAAAGAATCGTGCTTTTTTAAGCGATGCCATTCTATCATTAATCAGTAAGCCTTGTGCTAAAGATATCGAGACACCTGCACTATATAAACCGTCATCTGGAACCGATAAATCTGGACTCAAAAAAGCACCTGAATTTTGCTCAAAATTGGCTTTGAATTCCACACCATACCAAGTTGGTACTTTAAAAGTGGCATTTAGTTCGTTATAATATTCTGTATTCTTGAATTTTTTTCGATTGAAATCAACTTCAATCTTCGGATCGAATCCTCCTTTTGCTTTTAAAAGGTTGGCTTCTCCTGTATTCAACGTTAAATTTGCTTGCTTTACTAAAGGGTGATGTTGTTTTACATATCCCATGTACTCTTGAAATGACAAGGAATCGATTAAAATATCCTGCGCCATTACAGCAAAACTGAAAAAAAATATACAACAGTTTAAAAACAGTTTCATAATCCTATTTTTTTGAGGTTTTAGGCTTCGTTTTATTCTGAGCTGGTATATAATAATTAGGCGGGAAACCATTTAATTTTCGCCATACTTCAAACCAGATTGGTACATTTTCTAATAAGGCTATGGTATAAGCTCCGGAACCAACACGAACGTTTGGAGGCCAATTATTTTCTTTTTCATCAGGAGCAATAAGCACTCTGAATTTTCCATTATCGCTAATAAACGTCTCTACGGCTACTACCCGACCACCAAAAGTTCCGAATGACGCATTGGGCCATCCACTAAAAAAGATAGCTGGCCATCCATCAAATTGAATTCTTACCCGTTCTCCTTTATGTATCAGAGGTAAATCTATAGGCTCTACAAAGGTTTCTACTGCCAGATCATAATTAGCAGGCATGATGCCAACCAAAGCCTCTCCTTCCTTAAATGTTTCTCCAATACCCGCCCTTATGGCTTTATTTACATATCCATCCTGAGGAGCTGTTATGTAATAAAGCGCATTTCTAAGCTCGTAATTGGATGTCTGATTTTCTAATTTCGAAGTTTGTGCTTCAGCTTCAAACTGATTAGATTGTGCTGTAAATTTTTCACTATTCGTTTTGGCAAGCTTATCTGCATATTCTGCTGTCACTCTATTAATTTCTATTCTAGCATTCAATACATCATTTTTACTTGACATCAACTTATTTTCCTGCGAAATCAATTTTGCCTGTGTTTCCTGCATTTTTAATCGCTTCTCTTCAACAGCAGTCATCGGTTTTAAACCTTCTTCTTGAAGCGTAATAATACGATTTAACTGTGTATTAGCGATTTTATAATTTGTCTTGGCTGCTTCTAAATCTATACTATCACTTTTTACCTTTAAATAAGATTGCTTTAACTTATTTTCAGCTTGTGAAAGTTTTAAACTTCTTTCTCTAATAATAGCATCTATCTGGTTTGTCAGTGCCCCTACCTTTCCTTTATAAGATTGTACCGAATTACTTTTTGCATCACGCTGAAGTTTTGTTCGTTCTACCAATTTTGGATCTTGATATTCTGTTTTAATTTCAGAAATACGAAGTATGGTATCTCCTTTATTAACAAAATCCCCCTCTCTTACATACCATTGCTCAATTCTTCCTGGTATGGGAGATTGTATCGTTTGGGGTCTTTGGTCTGGAGTCAATGTGGTTACATACCCATCGGCTGTAACATTTTGAGTCCAGGGTAAAAACAAGATGATCAGAACAGCAATAGAAAACCCACCTAACAGCCTGTTAAATAGTTTATAATGCTTTCGTTGAAATACCTTTCTATGAGATTGATAACCTTCTAAGGTGACCTTTTTATTTATTTGGTTGTGAGATATATTAAGCATCTGTATGGTCTTTATTTATTAATACGCCTTTTTCCAATTTCATACTTTTGGTACACTTGTCCTTCCATGAAGGGTTTCTACTGGAAATAATGAGTACCCAACCTCTTTCTGGTGAAAGTAAATAATCAATAATCCGATTAGCTTCTTCTTCTTCAAAATGCTCTAATGGGTCTTTAAGTATTAATAATTTGGGATCTTGAATAATGGCTCTTGCCAATAAGATACGCTTAGAAACAGTAAACGGAATTTGCTGACCCTCAGGATGCATCGTAGTCATTAAGCCTTTTGGTTGAGTCTTTATAAAGTCTAACAAACCCACTTGTTTTAGTACATTATGCAATCGTTCTTGTGAAACATCATGTGCCCCAAATGTTATATTCTCAAGTATAGTCCCCTCAAAAGGGGTCTGATCTGGTAACACCTGCCCTATAAAGGCCCTATAGCGATTTGCCCATACTGCTTTTATAGACACATCGTTTATATATAAATCGCCTCTTGTTGGCTCTATTAAACCTGAAATTATTTTAAGCAATGTTGTTTTACCTGAACCTGAAGATCCATCCAAATGAATTCTATCTTTTGTAGATATCGTAAAATTAATCCCCTTTAGGATTTCCTGACCTTCTGGAGAATTATACTTTAAGTCATCCAATTCAAGTGTAAGGCTACTTTTGTTCTCAAATGGATCTATACCTTCTTGGGGTTCTAATTCTTTATCTACTACCTGCCCTATTTTTTCTAAAGAAGTTAATACATCATAAAAAGACTCCAATCCTGTAATTACTTTTTCAACAGAACTGATTAAAAGCAGAATAATAATCTCGGCAGCAACAAATTGTCCAATATTCATTTGTTGGTTTAGCACCAGTAAGCCTCCTATAAGTAACAACCCAGAAGTTACAAGCACTTTAAACCCTATCATTTGAATAAATTGTGTCAACAATATTTTGAAATGACTTTCTCTTGCTGATAAATACTGAGCGGTTAAATTGTCGTTTCTCTGCATAGCTAGTTCGCTATTACCTGATAACTTAAAACTAATTAAAGACCTCGCAATTTCCTGTATCCAATGCGCCACCTTATATTTACTTTTTGACTCCAAAAGACTGGTTTCAAGCCCCTTTCTAGCTGTTGATTTAAAAAGAATATAAACTAAAACGATAAGCAGTATACCATATATAATGAAGAACGGGTGATAAAATGACAGTAACAACAATCCAAAGATTATTTGTAATAATGCTGCTGGAAAATCAATTAAAATTTTGGATAATCCTTTTTGAACCGTCAACGTATCAAAAAACCTATTGGCCAACTCTGGCGGATAAAAATTTCGCAGTTCACTCATCTTTACCTTAGGAAACCTATAAGCAAACTCAAAAGATGATCTTGTAAAGATCTTTTGCTGAATATTTTCAAGAATTCTAATTTGCATTAATTGTAATACGCCTTGAAAAGCAACACCTAATGTTACCAAAATCACTAATATAATCCATGAAGTAGAAACTTGTGCTCCTTGAATAAAATTGATGATTGCCTGAATGCCCAACGGTAAGGATAAAGCTACTATACCAGCAAAAATGGCATAATAAAAAATTTGTCTTATGTCTTTTTTATCAAGCTGTAATAAGCCTGTAAACCTCCTCCAAGGAGTTAATTGTTTTTGTTCCATG from Flavivirga abyssicola includes the following:
- a CDS encoding peptidase domain-containing ABC transporter, which encodes MEQKQLTPWRRFTGLLQLDKKDIRQIFYYAIFAGIVALSLPLGIQAIINFIQGAQVSTSWIILVILVTLGVAFQGVLQLMQIRILENIQQKIFTRSSFEFAYRFPKVKMSELRNFYPPELANRFFDTLTVQKGLSKILIDFPAALLQIIFGLLLLSFYHPFFIIYGILLIVLVYILFKSTARKGLETSLLESKSKYKVAHWIQEIARSLISFKLSGNSELAMQRNDNLTAQYLSARESHFKILLTQFIQMIGFKVLVTSGLLLIGGLLVLNQQMNIGQFVAAEIIILLLISSVEKVITGLESFYDVLTSLEKIGQVVDKELEPQEGIDPFENKSSLTLELDDLKYNSPEGQEILKGINFTISTKDRIHLDGSSGSGKTTLLKIISGLIEPTRGDLYINDVSIKAVWANRYRAFIGQVLPDQTPFEGTILENITFGAHDVSQERLHNVLKQVGLLDFIKTQPKGLMTTMHPEGQQIPFTVSKRILLARAIIQDPKLLILKDPLEHFEEEEANRIIDYLLSPERGWVLIISSRNPSWKDKCTKSMKLEKGVLINKDHTDA
- a CDS encoding HlyD family secretion protein, whose product is MLNISHNQINKKVTLEGYQSHRKVFQRKHYKLFNRLLGGFSIAVLIILFLPWTQNVTADGYVTTLTPDQRPQTIQSPIPGRIEQWYVREGDFVNKGDTILRISEIKTEYQDPKLVERTKLQRDAKSNSVQSYKGKVGALTNQIDAIIRERSLKLSQAENKLKQSYLKVKSDSIDLEAAKTNYKIANTQLNRIITLQEEGLKPMTAVEEKRLKMQETQAKLISQENKLMSSKNDVLNARIEINRVTAEYADKLAKTNSEKFTAQSNQFEAEAQTSKLENQTSNYELRNALYYITAPQDGYVNKAIRAGIGETFKEGEALVGIMPANYDLAVETFVEPIDLPLIHKGERVRIQFDGWPAIFFSGWPNASFGTFGGRVVAVETFISDNGKFRVLIAPDEKENNWPPNVRVGSGAYTIALLENVPIWFEVWRKLNGFPPNYYIPAQNKTKPKTSKK
- a CDS encoding TolC family protein, giving the protein MKLFLNCCIFFFSFAVMAQDILIDSLSFQEYMGYVKQHHPLVKQANLTLNTGEANLLKAKGGFDPKIEVDFNRKKFKNTEYYNELNATFKVPTWYGVEFKANFEQNSGAFLSPDLSVPDDGLYSAGVSISLAQGLLINDRMASLKKARFFREQSKADRDLLVNNVLFEAGMAYTQWLEAANEERIFSSFLTNANTRFFAVKRSSETGQVAAIDSVEAKIALQNRKLSFEAAKLKRIKAALKASNYLWLQGIPLEIEEHIFPSKPSIDDLNMALMIKQSLVDSLVLDSHPKLRSLENKIKSLKVDRNLKMNKLLPKLDVQYNFLSEDYEPLQRFNTANYKAFVNFSVPIFLRKERGDLKLAKLKLQDVNYERTSQMLTIKNKISAISNEMTSLDKQEGIVNNVVANYKVLLKGEERKFFLGESSLFLINSRERSLIDAQLKENSIIIKRLESSIQFFNTLGVSPIDRIE